A window of the Cucurbita pepo subsp. pepo cultivar mu-cu-16 chromosome LG01, ASM280686v2, whole genome shotgun sequence genome harbors these coding sequences:
- the LOC111788808 gene encoding trehalose-phosphate phosphatase A-like: protein MDLKPNHNSPILSDPAPITKSRLGVHSNMLPYSAAPGVGFAPNLLLITRKRTGVLDDVRASIWLDAMKSSSPPPNRIAKDVVNELPSFDPDLLYCSWMVKYPSALASFDQIVTQAKGKRIALFLDYDGTLSPIVDNPDCAFMSDAMRVAVKEAAKHFPTAIISGRSRDKVYEFIGLNELSYAGSHGMDIMVSDKHSTNDQGKEVMFQPASEFLPLIDEVYESLIEIAKGITGAKVENNKFCVSVHYRNVDDKDWNALANHVYDLLENYPRLRVSHGRKVLEVRPVISWDKGKAVTFLLESLGLSNCDDVLPIYVGDDRTDEDAFRVLKERNCGYGILVSSVPKESSAASYSLREPSEVMEFLKSLVTWRALEEGLNE from the exons ATGGATCTTAAACCAAACCATAATTCTCCCATTCTCTCTGACCCTGCGCCTATCACCAAGTCTAGGCTTGGTGTACATTCGAATATGTTGCCATACTCAGCTGCTCCAGGAGTTGGGTTCGCTCCGAATTTGCTACTAATCACGAGGAAAAGGACCGGTGTGCTCGATGACGTTCGAGCAAGCATCTGGCTAGATGCAATGAAATCTTCATCTCCTCCTCCTAATAGGATAGCCAAGGATGTTGTCAATGAGCTTCCATCGTTTGATCCAGATCTTCTCTATTGCAGTTGGATG GTTAAGTATCCATCAGCACTTGCGTCGTTCGACCAAATCGTAACTCAGGCGAAAGGTAAAAGAATAGCATTGTTTCTGGACTATGATGGGACTCTTTCTCCAATTGTAGACAACCCTGATTGTGCATTCATGTCTGATGCT ATGCGTGTGGCTGTAAAAGAGGCTGCAAAACATTTCCCGACTGCTATAATTAGTGGAAGAAGTCGTGACAAG gtttatgaatttattggACTAAATGAACTCTCCTATGCTGGTAGTCATGGAATGGACATTATGGTCTCTGATAAACACTCAACTAACGATCAG GGCAAGGAAGTTATGTTCCAGCCTGCTAGTGAATTTTTACCCTTGATTGACGAG GTTTACGAATCCCTGATTGAAATCGCCAAGGGAATTACTGGAGCAAAAGTTGAAAACAATAAGTTCTGTGTGTCTGTTCATTACAGGAACGTAGATGATAAG GACTGGAATGCTCTTGCAAATCATGTTTACGACCTTTTGGAAAACTACCCTCGACTGCGCGTTAGTCACGGTCGTAAG GTTTTAGAAGTACGACCTGTGATTAGCTGGGACAAGGGCAAAGCTGTTACGTTCTTGCTTGAATCTCTTG GACTAAGCAACTGCGATGACGTGCTCCCAATCTACGTCGGAGATGACCGAACCGACGAAGATGCCTTCAGG GTtctgaaagaaagaaattgtggTTATGGCATATTAGTCTCTTCAGTGCCAAAGGAAAGCAGTGCAGCCTCATACTCTTTGAGAGAACCATCTGAG GTGATGGAATTTCTGAAGTCATTGGTAACATGGAGGGCGTTGGAAGAGGGATTGAATGAATAG